In Hyphomicrobiales bacterium, a single window of DNA contains:
- the rarD gene encoding EamA family transporter RarD, producing MHATAIERHLLGSYSRPMHGMSETQKGVLFCVIAHLFWGGMAPYFGFMRHVHVMEIAVNRGVWSVPIAALIVGYFGQFPAVWKIFRNPRHLAILALTSSIIVFNWGFYVWSIEVGRTLESSLGYFINPLFNVIAGYIFLHERFNRAQIVAIALAAAGVIIQTVATGVFPWLGLMLGGSFCIYGLLRKLIPVGATQGFLVEAMLIAPPLLVVEYWLMKNGEARFGVTLKDTLMLIGCGGLTAGALLFFAEAVKRIRYSTAGILQYISPSLVFLTAVFMFHEPMDRWKLLSFACIWTALAIYSVSAFRSDATKPA from the coding sequence ATGCACGCCACCGCAATTGAACGGCACCTGCTTGGCAGCTACAGCCGCCCCATGCACGGCATGAGTGAAACCCAGAAGGGCGTCTTGTTCTGCGTCATCGCGCACCTCTTCTGGGGTGGCATGGCGCCCTATTTCGGTTTCATGCGCCACGTCCATGTAATGGAGATCGCGGTCAACCGCGGCGTCTGGTCCGTCCCCATTGCTGCACTGATCGTTGGCTACTTCGGACAGTTTCCGGCCGTGTGGAAGATTTTCCGCAACCCCCGGCATCTCGCCATCCTCGCACTCACCAGTTCCATCATCGTCTTCAATTGGGGCTTCTACGTCTGGTCGATCGAAGTGGGCCGCACACTCGAATCCAGCCTCGGCTATTTCATCAACCCGCTGTTCAACGTGATTGCGGGCTACATCTTCCTGCACGAACGCTTCAACCGCGCGCAAATCGTGGCCATCGCCCTTGCAGCGGCAGGCGTCATCATCCAGACCGTGGCAACTGGCGTCTTCCCATGGCTCGGCCTGATGCTGGGCGGCAGCTTCTGCATCTACGGCCTGTTGCGCAAACTCATTCCCGTGGGCGCCACGCAGGGGTTCCTCGTCGAGGCCATGCTGATCGCACCGCCCTTGCTGGTGGTGGAATACTGGCTGATGAAGAATGGCGAAGCGCGTTTTGGCGTGACGCTGAAGGACACACTCATGCTCATCGGGTGCGGCGGATTGACGGCGGGCGCGCTGCTGTTCTTTGCCGAAGCCGTGAAGCGCATCCGTTATTCGACGGCGGGCATCCTGCAGTATATTTCGCCGTCGCTCGTGTTCCTCACGGCCGTCTTCATGTTCCATGAGCCGATGGACAGGTGGAAGCTCCTCTCCTTTGCCTGCATCTGGACGGCGCTGGCGATCTATTCTGTGTCAGCCTTCCGCAGCGATGCGACAAAGCCCGCCTAG
- a CDS encoding TIGR00730 family Rossman fold protein, translating into MTAPKHRLCIYCGSSTGNKPEFAAVARDLGRTMAEAGIGLVYGGGSVGLMGEVARAVLAAGGHVTGIIPDFLVSKERMLDGVNELIVTRTMHERKMGMFERSTGFVALPGGIGTLEELAEILTWAQLQQHARPVLLLNVLDYWKPLITLFGNMSRDGFIRPGFEVKLDIVTTAADVVPAYQHRLSLTKDKPPVAILKDKL; encoded by the coding sequence ATGACAGCCCCGAAACACCGCCTCTGCATCTATTGCGGGTCGTCGACTGGCAACAAGCCGGAATTTGCGGCCGTCGCCCGCGACCTCGGCAGGACCATGGCCGAGGCCGGGATCGGTCTCGTCTATGGCGGCGGCAGTGTCGGCCTGATGGGCGAAGTGGCGCGCGCAGTCCTGGCGGCGGGCGGGCATGTCACAGGCATCATCCCGGATTTTCTGGTCTCGAAGGAACGGATGCTGGATGGAGTGAACGAACTGATCGTCACGCGCACAATGCATGAGCGCAAGATGGGCATGTTCGAGCGGTCCACCGGTTTTGTCGCCCTGCCCGGCGGCATCGGGACGCTGGAAGAACTGGCCGAGATCCTGACGTGGGCGCAATTGCAACAGCATGCGCGGCCTGTGCTGTTGTTGAACGTGCTTGATTACTGGAAGCCACTCATCACGCTTTTCGGCAACATGAGCCGCGACGGCTTCATCCGCCCTGGCTTTGAAGTGAAACTGGATATCGTGACAACGGCCGCAGACGTGGTACCGGCCTACCAGCACAGGCTCTCCCTCACGAAGGACAAGCCGCCTGTCGCCATCCTCAAGGACAAGCTCTAG
- a CDS encoding LysM peptidoglycan-binding domain-containing protein codes for MKKNTPLLIFTGLAVAAAGTLGAVLTGNIPGAIAPRPVAEAPATPPAANAPAETPAQPPVAAAPAAPEPAAPAQAETQAAAPADASAPAANSAQVASAPAQDQPAPAPVPAQPEAPLTPVDPDIPSFDTVNVLPTGEAVVAGHARPGSDVALKFAGVEVGRATAGTDGSFAIVPEKPLPVGAGELTLETTVAGKVLTAKDQIAVVVNRDQKPAVVARIEPEAPTQLVQTPGTVAGAPAKEVQLSAVDYDAEGNIVFQGRVPPGGKVRFYIDNQLAGDVDADPNGNWLFKGSAPIAPGTHTLRADEIDSTGNVISRAELPFLREEAEKVIAAAGAADSNEQPAAPAVAPEQPDQVQAKSPEAETQVASAGSEPAAVPMVAALPGGPPRIVIQPGNNLWRISRQVYGKGRLFTVIWEANRDQIKNPNRIYPGQILSAPKS; via the coding sequence ATGAAGAAGAACACGCCCCTGTTGATCTTTACGGGTCTGGCCGTTGCCGCGGCGGGCACGCTGGGTGCCGTGCTGACCGGCAATATTCCAGGCGCCATTGCTCCCCGGCCCGTCGCCGAGGCGCCAGCCACGCCCCCGGCTGCAAATGCTCCCGCCGAGACGCCCGCTCAGCCGCCAGTGGCCGCTGCTCCCGCTGCTCCCGAACCGGCCGCCCCCGCGCAGGCCGAGACACAAGCCGCTGCTCCGGCAGACGCCAGTGCACCGGCGGCAAATTCAGCGCAGGTGGCAAGCGCTCCCGCCCAGGATCAACCTGCTCCCGCTCCCGTCCCCGCCCAGCCTGAAGCTCCGCTGACCCCCGTCGACCCTGACATTCCCTCCTTCGACACCGTCAATGTCTTGCCCACGGGCGAAGCCGTGGTAGCGGGCCACGCCAGGCCCGGCAGCGACGTTGCCCTCAAGTTTGCAGGCGTGGAGGTCGGACGCGCCACGGCAGGCACTGATGGCAGCTTTGCCATTGTCCCTGAGAAACCCCTTCCGGTGGGTGCTGGCGAATTGACGCTGGAAACCACCGTCGCCGGCAAGGTGCTGACGGCGAAAGACCAGATCGCAGTTGTCGTCAATCGCGACCAGAAGCCCGCCGTCGTGGCGAGGATCGAGCCCGAGGCCCCGACGCAACTGGTGCAGACGCCCGGCACGGTTGCCGGAGCGCCGGCGAAGGAAGTGCAATTGTCCGCTGTCGATTATGACGCCGAAGGCAATATTGTCTTCCAGGGACGCGTGCCGCCGGGCGGAAAGGTGCGTTTCTATATCGACAATCAATTGGCCGGCGACGTGGACGCCGATCCAAACGGCAACTGGCTGTTCAAGGGTTCCGCGCCGATCGCACCCGGCACCCATACCTTGCGCGCCGATGAAATAGATAGCACCGGCAATGTCATCAGCCGCGCCGAACTCCCCTTCCTGCGGGAGGAGGCAGAAAAGGTCATCGCTGCCGCAGGCGCTGCGGATTCGAACGAACAGCCGGCGGCTCCTGCCGTCGCGCCGGAACAGCCCGATCAGGTGCAGGCAAAGTCGCCGGAGGCGGAAACGCAGGTCGCATCTGCGGGGTCTGAACCTGCCGCCGTTCCAATGGTAGCCGCCTTGCCTGGCGGACCGCCCCGCATCGTGATTCAGCCCGGCAACAATCTCTGGCGCATTTCCCGACAGGTTTATGGCAAGGGCCGCCTCTTCACCGTGATCTGGGAAGCCAACCGCGACCAGATCAAGAACCCGAACCGCATCTATCCGGGTCAGATCCTGTCCGCCCCGAAGAGCTGA
- a CDS encoding citramalate synthase, producing the protein MARERLYLFDTTLRDGQQTPGVDFSLDDKLLVMQMLDKLGVDYIEGGYAGGNPTDNALFAETRPSKATFTAFGMTKRAGRSASNDAGLQAVIQAKAKAACFVAKSWDYHVRVALGCSNEENLESIRDSVKAARDAGKEVLVDCEHFFDGYKANPDYALSCAKTAFDAGARWVVLCDTNGGTLPSEVSDIVRNVCTSVPGSHLGIHAHNDTEQAVANSLAAVDAGARQIQGTLNGIGERCGNANLVSLIGTLGTKPHYNARFETGVDKERLKELTTVARSFDELLNRSPHAQAPYVGKSAFATKAGIHASALAKEPETYEHVPPETVGNRRRILVSDQAGKSNLLAELGRIGIDVAKDDVRLDALLRDVKEREAQGYAYDGADASFELLARRALGTVPHYFDVLSFRTSVERFNGEMHTEAVVKVKVGSKIYLNAGEGNGPVNALDVALRKDLGKFQKFIADMELVDFKVRILNGGTGATTRVLIESRDGKGNRWFTVGVSANIVEASFQALLDAIIYKLQRDGVTP; encoded by the coding sequence ATGGCGCGCGAGCGGCTCTATCTCTTCGACACCACGCTGCGCGATGGCCAGCAGACGCCGGGCGTTGATTTCTCGCTCGATGACAAGCTACTGGTCATGCAGATGCTCGACAAGCTGGGTGTCGACTACATCGAAGGCGGCTATGCCGGTGGCAATCCCACCGACAATGCGCTCTTTGCCGAGACTCGTCCCAGCAAGGCGACGTTCACGGCCTTCGGCATGACCAAGCGGGCTGGCCGCTCCGCCTCCAATGACGCGGGCCTTCAGGCCGTTATCCAGGCCAAGGCAAAGGCCGCCTGCTTCGTCGCGAAATCCTGGGACTATCATGTGCGCGTGGCGCTCGGCTGCAGCAATGAAGAGAATCTCGAATCGATCCGCGATAGCGTGAAAGCGGCGCGCGATGCCGGCAAGGAAGTGCTGGTGGATTGCGAGCACTTCTTCGATGGCTACAAAGCCAACCCCGACTACGCCCTCTCATGTGCGAAGACAGCGTTTGATGCCGGGGCCCGCTGGGTCGTGTTGTGCGATACCAACGGCGGCACATTGCCGTCGGAAGTTTCCGACATCGTGCGCAACGTGTGCACGTCCGTGCCGGGAAGCCATCTTGGCATCCATGCGCACAATGACACCGAACAGGCCGTGGCAAATTCCCTCGCCGCCGTTGACGCAGGCGCGCGACAGATCCAGGGCACGTTGAACGGCATCGGCGAACGCTGCGGCAATGCCAATCTTGTCTCCCTCATCGGAACGTTGGGGACGAAGCCGCATTACAACGCGCGTTTCGAGACGGGCGTTGACAAGGAACGCTTGAAGGAACTGACCACCGTGGCGCGGAGCTTCGACGAGTTGCTCAATCGCTCGCCCCATGCCCAGGCGCCATACGTGGGCAAGAGTGCCTTCGCCACCAAGGCAGGCATCCACGCCTCGGCTCTGGCGAAGGAGCCAGAAACCTACGAGCATGTTCCCCCGGAGACGGTAGGCAACCGCCGCCGCATTCTCGTCTCCGACCAGGCGGGAAAATCAAATCTGCTCGCCGAACTCGGCCGCATCGGCATCGACGTTGCGAAAGATGATGTTCGTCTTGACGCCTTGCTCCGCGACGTGAAGGAGCGCGAAGCCCAGGGATACGCCTATGATGGCGCGGATGCCTCCTTCGAACTCCTCGCCCGCCGGGCCCTGGGTACTGTCCCGCACTATTTCGATGTGCTGTCCTTCCGCACATCCGTGGAGCGCTTCAACGGCGAAATGCACACCGAGGCCGTGGTCAAGGTGAAGGTCGGGTCGAAGATTTATCTTAACGCAGGCGAGGGCAATGGCCCCGTGAATGCCCTCGACGTGGCGTTGCGCAAAGACCTGGGCAAATTCCAGAAATTCATTGCCGACATGGAACTGGTGGATTTCAAGGTGCGTATCCTCAATGGTGGCACAGGTGCCACGACCCGCGTCCTTATCGAAAGCCGCGACGGCAAGGGGAATCGCTGGTTCACAGTGGGGGTGTCGGCGAATATCGTAGAGGCCTCGTTCCAGGCCTTGCTTGATGCCATCATCTACAAGCTGCAGCGGGATGGCGTGACGCCCTAG